The DNA window AGGGCCGCAAGACGGCTAGCGAACGCTTCCCGGGTGCGGTGGACACCTACTGCATCGAAGCGCTCATGCAGGACGGCAAGGCCCTACAGGCCGGCACCAGTCACTTCCTCGGGCAAAACTTTGCAAAGGCGTTCGACTGCACGTTCACCGACGAGAACAACGAAGAGACCTACGTCTGGGCCACCTCATGGGGCGTCTCGACGCGCCTCATCGGCGGCCTCATCATGACGCACTCTGACGACCAGGGCCTCGTCCTGCCGCCCAAGCTGGCCCCACACCAAGTCGTGATTGTGCCCCTCTTCTTCGACGACGACCAGGAAGGACCGGTGATGGAGAAGTGCGAGCAACTGCAGGCAAAGCTGGAGGACCAGGGCATCCGCGTGAAGATGGACGACAACCACACGCAAAGCCCGGGCTGGCGCTTCAGCGAGCACGAGTTGCGGGGCGTACCGATCCGGCTGGCCGTAGGCCCACGCGACCTCGAAAACGACAACGTGGAGGTGGCCCGCCGCGACACGCAAACGAAAGAGGTGGTGCCGCAACAGGGCATTGTGGACCGCGTGCTCACCCTCCTCGACGACGTTCAGCAGGGCCTCTACGATCAGGCGCTGGAGCGAGAGGAAAACAACACCCACGTCGTGGACGACTACGACACGTTCCGGGAGGTCATCGACGAGGGCGGCTTCGTCTGGGCGCACTGGGACGGGACCGAGGAAACGGAGGCCCGCATTCAAGACGAAACGTCGGCCACCATCCGGCTCATTCCGTTCGACCGAGACGAACATGACACGGGCGAAGACATGGTCACGGGCGAACCGTCCGAGGGTCGCGTGCTGTTTGCCCAGGCGTATTAACCCGGATCGAGACGCTGTCGAACGCAGTGCAATCGCCGAAGCATCGTACGCCTCGGGGCACGGCGGATATTGCGTATTTCGTAGGTGGCGACCGGGAGGTCTTGACGTAATACGAAATACGGAATATGAAATCCTCGGTGCGTAACATCTGCAGGTTCGGGTGCGTGGATGACAATACCTAAAGATTATTGGCAATCGTCGCCTTTCACTTCTCATTTCGTTTTGAGACGCGATGAGTGTGCCGCCGTCCGGCTCCGAGCCGCCCCCCGACGACGATGATAACCTCGGCGATCTCGATGACCTCGACGATCGCGGGGGGGCCGACGACGTGGACCCGTCCGAAGAGGCGGCGTCGGACCCCGAGGCGGCGCGGCAAGAGGCGGAGGACGCGTTGGCCCAGATCGAGGCCCTCGCCGATCTGGACGAAACGCCGGACGCCGGCGAGAATGCCGAGAAGCAGGCAGAGGACGATCCGTCGGGGGCCGAGGCTGCTTCGGGCGGCTCTGCAGCAGCGTCAGCGGCTCCGGACGCGGAGGGCGGACCCGACGCCGATCCCGCTTCGTCCGCCGAGGACGGCCCGCGGGAAGATCAGTGCGAAAACTGCGGGGCGTTGCTCGACGGACCCTACTGCTCGCAGTGCGGGCAGAAGGCCGCCGACCGCATCGTGCCGATCTGGCACATGATCAACGAGGCCCTGGAGGCCGTCTTTGAGCTGGACCTCCGCGTCCTCCGTACGCTTCCCAAGTTTCTTTTTCTGCCCGGTCGCCTCACCAAGGAGTACATCAACGGGCGCCGGAAGCGCTACATCCGGCCCTTCCGCCTCTACCTGTTCGCGACCTTCCTTTTGTTCGCCGTGATCGCCCTGACGACGA is part of the Salinibacter sp. 10B genome and encodes:
- the proS gene encoding proline--tRNA ligase, coding for MAEAVTPRDEDYSQWYQDVVRNGQLAENSPARGCMIIKPNGMALWENMRDQLDQMFKDTGHENYYFPLFIPERFMEREAEHVEGFAKECAVVTHSRLTQDEEGNLIPDPESELGENYIVRPTSETIIWDTYSKWIQSYRDLPLLYNQWANVVRWEMRPRLFLRTAEFLWQEGHTAHATREEAVEEAERMLDVYSTFAEEYMAMPVRQGRKTASERFPGAVDTYCIEALMQDGKALQAGTSHFLGQNFAKAFDCTFTDENNEETYVWATSWGVSTRLIGGLIMTHSDDQGLVLPPKLAPHQVVIVPLFFDDDQEGPVMEKCEQLQAKLEDQGIRVKMDDNHTQSPGWRFSEHELRGVPIRLAVGPRDLENDNVEVARRDTQTKEVVPQQGIVDRVLTLLDDVQQGLYDQALEREENNTHVVDDYDTFREVIDEGGFVWAHWDGTEETEARIQDETSATIRLIPFDRDEHDTGEDMVTGEPSEGRVLFAQAY